The following coding sequences lie in one Gouania willdenowi chromosome 5, fGouWil2.1, whole genome shotgun sequence genomic window:
- the miip gene encoding migration and invasion inhibitory protein isoform X1 translates to MFTDEVEVLRERNRELLTQLKIQRETLERLKSSSQSRRRKREDEAQEERASARAAPRKPTVRFADLCEIQAGDQQLVSTSSKHKVDSLTKPLDISSKDPEDQNNPVCLKSCLVDHSKKQSDVHPEECEVQHDSPPAERHHLQPLLGYDWIAGVLDNDDTLMQRSDQFFNDLCVFRSLNKDECVHSTDSEFSEEILPSSRLLKEIFDVQNTTDSHIVHQCTFSYRINSRLFPVPLHSQECCPVCKKHKSSHPHTTDEPALVRVSVPRTILLPPYKYKAHRRCSFNPSDSLGLPSHCLSGWSNPGQSNTLPPSSLDLRSSLKVNASPVINKELEDLSSQKASSNLEVMSNVKRLAPHNFLHYFPKRKRRSMSQPLS, encoded by the exons ATGTTCACGGATGAAGTGGAAGTTTTACGGGAGCGAAACAGAGAATTATTGACCCAGCTGAAGATCCAGAGAGAGACTCTGGAGCGACTGAAGAGCTCCAGCCAGAGCCGCAGGAGGAAGAGGGAAGATGAGGCCCAGGAAGAGCGAGCTTCTGCCCGGGCTGCACCGCGCAAGCCCACCGTGAGATTTGCAG ATTTATGTGAGATCCAAGCTGGTGATCAACAGCTTGTCTCCACATCTTCCAAACACAAAGTGGATAGTCTCACAAAACCATTGGACATCTCCAGTAAAGATCCTGAGGACCAGAATAATCCCGTCTGCCTAAAGTCCTGCCTCGTAGATCACAGTAAAAAACAG AGCGATGTCCATCCAGAGGAGTGTGAAGTCCAACATGATTCACCTCCTGCAGAAAGGCATCATTTGCAGCCTTTACTCGGATACGATTGGATCGCAG GAGTCCTGGACAATGACGACACCCTGATGCAGCGCTCTGACCAGTTCTTCAATGACCTGTGTGTATTCCGTTCACTAAACAAAGATGAATGTGTCCATAGCACTGATTCAGA ATTTTCAGAGGAGATCCTGCCAAGCTCACGACTGCTAAAAGAAATATTTGACGTGCAAAATACTACAGACTCACACATTGTACATCAAT GTACATTCTCCTACAGAATCAACAGTCGACTTTTCCCAGTCCCTCTTCATTCCCAGGAATGCTGTCCTGTGTGCAAAAAGCACAAATCTTCCCATCCTCACACTACTGATGAACCTGCACTAGTCAG GGTCAGCGTTCCTCGCACCATCCTCCTCCCTCCATACAAGTACAAAGCTCATAGGAGATGCAGCTTTAACCCCTCTGATAGTCTGGGGTTACCATCG CACTGTCTCTCAGGCTGGTCAAACCCAGGTCAGAGCAACACGCTGCCACCAAGCAGTCTGGATCTCCGCAGCAGTCTGAAAGTGAACGCCAGTCCGGTGATAAACAAAGAACTGGAG GATTTGTCTTCGCAGAAAGCGTCCAGTAACCTGGAAGTAATGTCAAATGTGAAACGTTTGGCTCCTCACAACTTTCTACATTATTTCCCAAAAAGGAAAAGGAGAAGCATGTCACAACCTTTGTCCTGA
- the miip gene encoding migration and invasion inhibitory protein isoform X2, whose amino-acid sequence MFTDEVEVLRERNRELLTQLKIQRETLERLKSSSQSRRRKREDEAQEERASARAAPRKPTVRFADLCEIQAGDQQLVSTSSKHKVDSLTKPLDISSKDPEDQNNPVCLKSCLVDHSKKQSDVHPEECEVQHDSPPAERHHLQPLLGYDWIAVLDNDDTLMQRSDQFFNDLCVFRSLNKDECVHSTDSEFSEEILPSSRLLKEIFDVQNTTDSHIVHQCTFSYRINSRLFPVPLHSQECCPVCKKHKSSHPHTTDEPALVRVSVPRTILLPPYKYKAHRRCSFNPSDSLGLPSHCLSGWSNPGQSNTLPPSSLDLRSSLKVNASPVINKELEDLSSQKASSNLEVMSNVKRLAPHNFLHYFPKRKRRSMSQPLS is encoded by the exons ATGTTCACGGATGAAGTGGAAGTTTTACGGGAGCGAAACAGAGAATTATTGACCCAGCTGAAGATCCAGAGAGAGACTCTGGAGCGACTGAAGAGCTCCAGCCAGAGCCGCAGGAGGAAGAGGGAAGATGAGGCCCAGGAAGAGCGAGCTTCTGCCCGGGCTGCACCGCGCAAGCCCACCGTGAGATTTGCAG ATTTATGTGAGATCCAAGCTGGTGATCAACAGCTTGTCTCCACATCTTCCAAACACAAAGTGGATAGTCTCACAAAACCATTGGACATCTCCAGTAAAGATCCTGAGGACCAGAATAATCCCGTCTGCCTAAAGTCCTGCCTCGTAGATCACAGTAAAAAACAG AGCGATGTCCATCCAGAGGAGTGTGAAGTCCAACATGATTCACCTCCTGCAGAAAGGCATCATTTGCAGCCTTTACTCGGATACGATTGGATCGCAG TCCTGGACAATGACGACACCCTGATGCAGCGCTCTGACCAGTTCTTCAATGACCTGTGTGTATTCCGTTCACTAAACAAAGATGAATGTGTCCATAGCACTGATTCAGA ATTTTCAGAGGAGATCCTGCCAAGCTCACGACTGCTAAAAGAAATATTTGACGTGCAAAATACTACAGACTCACACATTGTACATCAAT GTACATTCTCCTACAGAATCAACAGTCGACTTTTCCCAGTCCCTCTTCATTCCCAGGAATGCTGTCCTGTGTGCAAAAAGCACAAATCTTCCCATCCTCACACTACTGATGAACCTGCACTAGTCAG GGTCAGCGTTCCTCGCACCATCCTCCTCCCTCCATACAAGTACAAAGCTCATAGGAGATGCAGCTTTAACCCCTCTGATAGTCTGGGGTTACCATCG CACTGTCTCTCAGGCTGGTCAAACCCAGGTCAGAGCAACACGCTGCCACCAAGCAGTCTGGATCTCCGCAGCAGTCTGAAAGTGAACGCCAGTCCGGTGATAAACAAAGAACTGGAG GATTTGTCTTCGCAGAAAGCGTCCAGTAACCTGGAAGTAATGTCAAATGTGAAACGTTTGGCTCCTCACAACTTTCTACATTATTTCCCAAAAAGGAAAAGGAGAAGCATGTCACAACCTTTGTCCTGA